Below is a window of Flavobacterium sp. CFS9 DNA.
TTATTGGTGATAATACCTGGATTGGCAATAATGTAAACATACTTGATGGTGCGAGAATTGGTAAAAATTGTCAAATACATCCCAATGCCGTATTATCAGGAATCCCACAAGATTTAAAATACAAAAATGAATATAGCACACTTGAAATAGGTGATAACAATATTATCAGAGAATTTGTTACTATAAACAAAGGAACTCAATCAAAACAAAAAACAGTAATTGGAAACCATAATTTAATCATGTCCGATACTCACATCGGACATGATTGTTTCATTGGCAATAACTGCATTATAGGTTATAACGTGGGAATGGCTGGAGAAGTGACGGTAGGTGATTACGTAAATATCAGCGGATTAACAGCAATTCATCAATTTTCAATTATTGGGGAGCATGCTATGATTAGCGGCATGAGCCGTATTGTTAAAGATATACCTCCGTATGTACTCGCTGCACGCGAACCTCTAAGTTTTACAGGATTAAATATTGTTGGTTTAAAAAGAAGAGGCTTTGAGATTGAGAAAATACAAGAATTACAAGAAATATATCGTATCATCTTTCAGCAAAAAAGAAATACCTCCCACGCATTAGACTTTATCGAAAAACATCTGAAACAAACTTATGAACGTGATAAAATATTAGATTTTATCAAAAATTCATCCCGTGGAATTATAAAAGGAAACATGATGTAGTTATACTAATCTACTTATATTCAAACACCTGTTTTTTACAACAATTATTATGGCGTTCCCCTCCGGGTCGGGCTGTTTGCTAAATCTTTTGCGATAGAAGCTTCAGGGGAATTTTTAAAAGCACGGTTATCGCAAAAGGATACCGCTCCCATCCCTAACGCGACCTTCGATAAAAAGAATATTCAAAGGAAAAAGAACTAAAAATCATCCGTGCTCGCTATTTTTTAACCGCAAAGTCCACGAAGGTTTACGCAAAGAACGCAAAGTAAAAGGGCTGAAAGCCCGAAAGACATC
It encodes the following:
- the lpxA gene encoding acyl-ACP--UDP-N-acetylglucosamine O-acyltransferase; translation: MKNTTISKNAIIGSNVHIGNYTTIENDVIIGDNTWIGNNVNILDGARIGKNCQIHPNAVLSGIPQDLKYKNEYSTLEIGDNNIIREFVTINKGTQSKQKTVIGNHNLIMSDTHIGHDCFIGNNCIIGYNVGMAGEVTVGDYVNISGLTAIHQFSIIGEHAMISGMSRIVKDIPPYVLAAREPLSFTGLNIVGLKRRGFEIEKIQELQEIYRIIFQQKRNTSHALDFIEKHLKQTYERDKILDFIKNSSRGIIKGNMM